One Numenius arquata chromosome 9, bNumArq3.hap1.1, whole genome shotgun sequence DNA window includes the following coding sequences:
- the NT5C1B gene encoding cytosolic 5'-nucleotidase 1B, whose amino-acid sequence MSGSGPEAPQAGEEAEAGLQEAEQDWAAAKAFYDNLVTKRPRPPKPQHAITVAVSSRALFDLVEERRIYEEQGVEKYVEYQQNNENVTLKPGPAFHFVKALEHVNARLLELYPDDEERFDIVLMTNNHAQVGVRLINSINHYGLTIERFCMTGGKSPIGYLTAYLTNLYLSADSEKVQEAIEAGIASATMFTANKDVAYSDTQLRVAFDGDAVLFSDESEQIVKEQGLDRFFEHEQLNENKPLAQGPLKGFLEDLGKLQKKFYAKNERLNCPIRTFLVTARSAASSGARVLKTLRSWGLEIDEALFLAGAPKGPILVKIRPHIFFDDQMFHIEGAQKLGTIAAHVPYGIAQKYHKSA is encoded by the exons ATGAGCGGCTCCGGGCCGGAGGCGCCCCAGGCCGGCGAGGAGGCGGAGGCCGGGCTGCAGGAGGCCGAGCAGGACTGGGCGGCGGCCAAAGCTTTCTACGACAACCTGGTTACCAAGAGACCCCGGCCG CCCAAGCCCCAGCACGCCATCACGGTGGCCGTCTCCTCCCGTGCCCTCTTCGACCTGGTGGAGGAGCGGCGGATCTACGAAGAGCAAGGGGTGGAGAAGTACGTGGAGTACCAGCAGAACAACGAGAACGTCACCCTCAAACCCGGACCGGCTTTCCACTTCGTCAAG GCGCTGGAGCATGTCAATGCCCGGCTCCTTGAGCTGTACCCTGATGATGAAGAACGATTTGATATTGTTCTGATGACTAATAACCATGCCCAAGTAGGGGTGAGACTCATAAACAGCATCAATCACTATG GCTTAACAATTGAACGTTTCTGTATGACGGGAGGAAAAAGCCCTATAGGTTACCTGACTGCATATCTTACGAACTTGTACCTCTCGGCAGACTCTGAAAAAGTGCAAGAAGCCATAGAAGCAG GCATCGCGTCAGCTACGATGTTCACTGCCAACAAAGACGTTGCTTACTCGGATACACAGTTGAGGGTGGCGTTCGATGGGGATGCTGTCCTCTTTTCTGACGAATCAGAACAGATTGTCAAAGAGCAAGGATTAGACAGATTTTTTGAACATGAACAGCTAAATGAAAATAAGCCTCTTGCACAG GGTCCTTTGAAAGGTTTTCTGGAAGACCTAGGGAAACTCCAGAAGAAGTTCTATGCAAAAAACGAACGATTAAATTGTCCTATAAGGACCTTCCTGGTCACAGCCAGAAGCGCAGCGAGCTCTGGAGCCAGAGTGCTGAAGACTCTTCGTAGCTGGGGTCTGGAGATCGATGAGGCACTTTTCCTAGCAGGAGCTCCTAAAGGACCGATCCTGGTGAAAATCCGCCCTCACATCTTCTTTGATGACCAGATGTTTCACATCGAAGGAGCACAGAAATTAGGCACCATAGCTGCGCACGTTCCCTATGGCATTGCTCAGAAATACCACAAATCTGCATGA